Proteins from a single region of Argopecten irradians isolate NY chromosome 7, Ai_NY, whole genome shotgun sequence:
- the LOC138327373 gene encoding exoskeleton protein RP43-like isoform X2, which translates to MCSRHPTGRMFVSSGQFAYLRLKSDSSVQATGFSLRYLKFKPTTPSTACTSTVSLTASSSLEYLTSPDFPSQQDAYSTCTWLISASSGSSTLVINVVFLDLGAEESITIFDGSDSSASQLIRLISDRVAFTDTSTVATTGDKAYVQFGTAFLDGTSRLGFIISYNESASTATTAAVTSAAPIAATTTYIAPSSCDSGTTTITATSGTSGYITTPGYPEFYGHNLACNWLIQASSGEQISLTAVDSAIEDSEGCSGDVISLYDGPSTSYPLLASFCGTNVQSVNSTGTNILVVFTSDGSSSDRGFKFQYTVTAHDTPSCVDTGKNITQLNATSTVQYFTSDNYPNDYTSNEALYWLIYNPTGAGVIKVQVEDSRIEASYPCSYDKVTLYKGPCETYPELGTFCGEEKPLYYQDTGSYVFVTFVSDDNHNYKGFRVSYVIIDEIPSAISTYLIVGAVVGGVLGAIALVGIGFAIYKGVQKYKGKTYRTASKVSVDSSDDEESHVKKSPPSKPTKGGLKLNSLLEKSKS; encoded by the exons ATGTGTAGCAGACACCCGACTGGACGGATGTTTGTGTCGAGTGGACAGTTCGCTTACCTCAGACTGAAATCGGACTCTAGTGTACAGGCCACTGGATTCTCTCTACGCTACCTAAAGTTCAAACCAACAA CGCCATCTACCGCGTGTACCAGTACCGTATCCTTGACAGCCAGTTCGTCACTGGAGTACCTCACATCGCCGGATTTCCCAAGTCAACAAGATGC CTATTCCACCTGTACTTGGCTGATCAGTGCCAGTAGTGGCTCCAGTACACTGGTCATCAATGTCGTCTTTCTGGACCTCGGGGCAGAGGAAAGCATCACTATATTTGACG GTTCTGACAGTTCAGCGAGTCAGTTGATCCGCCTCATATCAGACCGGGTAGCCTTCACGGACACTTCGACTGTGGCCACGACAGGCGACAAGGCCTATGTACAGTTTGGTACAGCCTTTTTGGATGGTACTAGTCGATTAGGCTtcatcatatcatacaacgAATCCGCGTCGACGGCAACAACAG CCGCCGTCACCTCTGCTGCTCCTATCGCCGCCACCACTACATACATAGCACCCTCCTCCTGTGATTCTGGCACCACTACAATCACCGCTACTTCCGGTACATCCGGGTACATCACTACGCCAGGCTATCCCGAGTTCTATGGCCA TAACCTTGCCTGTAACTGGTTGATACAAGCTTCATCAGGAGAACAGATCTCACTGACCGCCGTGGACTCGGCTATTGAGGATAGCGAAGGATGTAGTGGGGACGTTATCTCCCTTTACGACG GCCCCAGTACAAGTTATCCGCTCCTGGCCAGTTTCTGTGGCACTAATGTACAAAGCGTTAACAGCACGGGGACGAATATTCTAGTTGTGTTCACATCTGACGGATCGTCATCAGACAGGGGATTTAAGTTCCAGTACACTGTTACTGCTCATG ATACTCCATCATGTGTGGACACTGGGAAAAATATCACACAGCTAAACGCCACGTCCACCGTGCAGTACTTCACATCCGATAACTATCCTAACGATTATACCAG CAATGAAGCCTTGTATTGGCTAATTTACAATCCTACCGGTGCCGGCGTGATCAAGGTACAAGTAGAGGACTCCCGAATAGAGGCCAGTTACCCGTGTTCGTACGATAAAGTCACCCTGTACAAAG GTCCCTGTGAAACGTATCCTGAGCTGGGGACATTCTGTGGAGAGGAAAAGCCGCTGTATTATCAAGACACCGGAAGTTACGTATTTGTGACATTTGTATCAGACGACAATCACAACTACAAAGGTTTCCGAGTCTCCTACGTCATTATTGATG AAATACCTTCGGCCATCAGTACCTACCTAATTGTTGGTGCCGTTGTGGGAGGGGTACTCGGGGCCATAGCTTTAGTCGGTATCGGATTCGCCATTTACAAGGGAGTACAGAAGTACAAGGGTAAAACCTACCGTACAGCCTCTAAGGTGTCTGTCGACAGTAGTGATGACGAGGAGAGTCACGTCAAGAAATCTCCGCCGAGCAAACCGACTAAAGGAGGACTGAAACTCAATAGTCTTCTGGAAAAGTCCAAGTCTTGA
- the LOC138327373 gene encoding exoskeleton protein RP43-like isoform X1, producing the protein MISPERTIRRVGVATTLLVFMLITHVYGVCDIANRRTETEEVATQDLQYLYSPGWRISYYSNTDCKWLINGSDTDPAFRVFVDVTYLNMENSPGCSYDGLTIYDGSSASASVLGRMCSRHPTGRMFVSSGQFAYLRLKSDSSVQATGFSLRYLKFKPTTPSTACTSTVSLTASSSLEYLTSPDFPSQQDAYSTCTWLISASSGSSTLVINVVFLDLGAEESITIFDGSDSSASQLIRLISDRVAFTDTSTVATTGDKAYVQFGTAFLDGTSRLGFIISYNESASTATTAAVTSAAPIAATTTYIAPSSCDSGTTTITATSGTSGYITTPGYPEFYGHNLACNWLIQASSGEQISLTAVDSAIEDSEGCSGDVISLYDGPSTSYPLLASFCGTNVQSVNSTGTNILVVFTSDGSSSDRGFKFQYTVTAHDTPSCVDTGKNITQLNATSTVQYFTSDNYPNDYTSNEALYWLIYNPTGAGVIKVQVEDSRIEASYPCSYDKVTLYKGPCETYPELGTFCGEEKPLYYQDTGSYVFVTFVSDDNHNYKGFRVSYVIIDEIPSAISTYLIVGAVVGGVLGAIALVGIGFAIYKGVQKYKGKTYRTASKVSVDSSDDEESHVKKSPPSKPTKGGLKLNSLLEKSKS; encoded by the exons ATGATATCACCAG AGAGGACTATTAGACGTGTTGGAGTGGCGACCACTTTGTTAGTGTTTATGCTTATCACCCACG TATATGGAGTTTGTGACATAGCCAACCGTCGAACAGAAACAGAAGAGGTAGCTACACAAGATTTACAGTACCTGTACTCCCCGGGTTGGAGGATATCTTACTACTC aaATACGGACTGTAAATGGCTGATAAATGGTTCGGACACTGACCCTGCATTCCGCGTCTTTGTCGATGTCACGTATCTCAATATGGAGAACAGTCCTGGCTGTTCCTATGACGGACTGACCATTTATGACG GGTCCTCAGCCAGCGCCAGTGTGTTGGGTAGAATGTGTAGCAGACACCCGACTGGACGGATGTTTGTGTCGAGTGGACAGTTCGCTTACCTCAGACTGAAATCGGACTCTAGTGTACAGGCCACTGGATTCTCTCTACGCTACCTAAAGTTCAAACCAACAA CGCCATCTACCGCGTGTACCAGTACCGTATCCTTGACAGCCAGTTCGTCACTGGAGTACCTCACATCGCCGGATTTCCCAAGTCAACAAGATGC CTATTCCACCTGTACTTGGCTGATCAGTGCCAGTAGTGGCTCCAGTACACTGGTCATCAATGTCGTCTTTCTGGACCTCGGGGCAGAGGAAAGCATCACTATATTTGACG GTTCTGACAGTTCAGCGAGTCAGTTGATCCGCCTCATATCAGACCGGGTAGCCTTCACGGACACTTCGACTGTGGCCACGACAGGCGACAAGGCCTATGTACAGTTTGGTACAGCCTTTTTGGATGGTACTAGTCGATTAGGCTtcatcatatcatacaacgAATCCGCGTCGACGGCAACAACAG CCGCCGTCACCTCTGCTGCTCCTATCGCCGCCACCACTACATACATAGCACCCTCCTCCTGTGATTCTGGCACCACTACAATCACCGCTACTTCCGGTACATCCGGGTACATCACTACGCCAGGCTATCCCGAGTTCTATGGCCA TAACCTTGCCTGTAACTGGTTGATACAAGCTTCATCAGGAGAACAGATCTCACTGACCGCCGTGGACTCGGCTATTGAGGATAGCGAAGGATGTAGTGGGGACGTTATCTCCCTTTACGACG GCCCCAGTACAAGTTATCCGCTCCTGGCCAGTTTCTGTGGCACTAATGTACAAAGCGTTAACAGCACGGGGACGAATATTCTAGTTGTGTTCACATCTGACGGATCGTCATCAGACAGGGGATTTAAGTTCCAGTACACTGTTACTGCTCATG ATACTCCATCATGTGTGGACACTGGGAAAAATATCACACAGCTAAACGCCACGTCCACCGTGCAGTACTTCACATCCGATAACTATCCTAACGATTATACCAG CAATGAAGCCTTGTATTGGCTAATTTACAATCCTACCGGTGCCGGCGTGATCAAGGTACAAGTAGAGGACTCCCGAATAGAGGCCAGTTACCCGTGTTCGTACGATAAAGTCACCCTGTACAAAG GTCCCTGTGAAACGTATCCTGAGCTGGGGACATTCTGTGGAGAGGAAAAGCCGCTGTATTATCAAGACACCGGAAGTTACGTATTTGTGACATTTGTATCAGACGACAATCACAACTACAAAGGTTTCCGAGTCTCCTACGTCATTATTGATG AAATACCTTCGGCCATCAGTACCTACCTAATTGTTGGTGCCGTTGTGGGAGGGGTACTCGGGGCCATAGCTTTAGTCGGTATCGGATTCGCCATTTACAAGGGAGTACAGAAGTACAAGGGTAAAACCTACCGTACAGCCTCTAAGGTGTCTGTCGACAGTAGTGATGACGAGGAGAGTCACGTCAAGAAATCTCCGCCGAGCAAACCGACTAAAGGAGGACTGAAACTCAATAGTCTTCTGGAAAAGTCCAAGTCTTGA
- the LOC138327374 gene encoding scavenger receptor cysteine-rich domain-containing protein DMBT1-like, with product MAQWSGLLTTLVLLINANLVTAQTCQSTPLTLPATEELQILTSPNYPSSYPPSRNCKWWLDAGDADHLVFIDITAHSIEFAPGCSYDGMFVYDGQQVSLLKAVCGTASHRAIDLYKSTGQYATIWFRSDSSVQLQGATLRYFRYPATTSSVCPSAMALNATTTIQYLYSPGFPNLADVTEECSWLISAESSADDIILEVIYSNIVSGEVCYTDILHIYDGSNDTATELAQVCSDKVNFVSVTVISSRDKMFLKLSKQYSLTARTGFVVSYNSTNRGRTVPPTTTVPAVPTYSVCSTATVTATSSLQQITSPNYPDLYGNFHNCYLTIEAPGGEQIFLNLVDSAIQSSIDCSNDGLAIYDGPSSSSVRLGLFCGEDQTASINSTGSSLTLFFYGDGSSSNRGFKLEFTSAPHVLPDCIDSSVNITYLNATTTVQYFSSPNYPDPYNLDESLYWIIYDVTESGIIKINVEDSRIEASYHCVFDRVTVYKGPCTSYPKLGTFCGEEVKTYYQEAGDYALVIFTSDNSVTFKGFNISYVLVSSTPEQPTDYTLLIYAIVGGILGALALAGLIFVIVRMVQVWRSTAPISSIDRKRRDSESSTSSTFVRTTHAISALSAMRMPLLRSTAKLKKPKLPKIRS from the exons ATGGCCCAATGGAGTGGACTGCTAACGACATTAGTGCTTCTTATCAACGCCAATCTTGTAACAG CCCAAACATGCCAGTCGACGCCTCTCACTTTACCGGCAACAGAGGAGTTACAGATTCTTACATCTCCGAATTACCCATCCTCCTATCCTCC GTCCAGGAACTGTAAGTGGTGGCTAGACGCTGGGGATGCAGACCATTTGGTGTTTATAGACATCACAGCTCATTCTATTGAGTTCGCTCCAGGCTGCTCGTATGATGGAATGTTTGTCTATGATG GACAGCAGGTCAGTCTACTGAAGGCCGTGTGTGGTACTGCGTCCCATAGAGCCATAGATTTGTACAAGTCCACTGGTCAGTACGCCACCATATGGTTCCGGTCAGACTCCAGTGTCCAGCTCCAGGGGGCGACACTTCGATACTTCCGGTACCCAGCAACCACCAGTA GCGTCTGTCCTTCTGCCATGGCTCTGAATGCGACCACAACAATACAATACCTGTATTCTCCAGGGTTCCCCAACTTGGCCGATGT TACTGAGGAATGTTCTTGGCTGATTTCGGCCGAATCCTCCGCTGACGATATTATACTGGAAGTGATCTATTCTAATATTGTGTCCGGAGAGGTTTGCTACACAGATATCCTCCACATCTATGATG GGTCGAATGATACAGCCACAGAGTTGGCCCAGGTGTGCTCGGACAAGGTCAACTTTGTTAGCGTGACGGTCATATCATCACGTGATAAGATGTTCCTCAAGCTCTCCAAACAGTACAGTCTGACGGCAAGGACCGGCTTTGTCGTCTCCTACAACTCGACAAACAGAG GACGCACCGTTCCCCCGACTACGACTGTCCCGGCAGTGCCGACCTACTCCGTATGTAGTACTGCTACAGTAACGGCCACGTCCTCTCTCCAGCAGATCACATCACCCAATTACCCGGATCTTTACGGCAA CTTTCACAATTGTTACCTGACCATCGAGGCACCCGGAGGAGAACAGATTTTCCTTAACCTTGTGGACTCCGCCATTCAAAGTAGTATtgactgttcaaatgatggctTGGCTATATACGATG GTCCGTCGTCCAGTTCTGTACGACTTGGATTGTTCTGTGGAGAGGATCAGACGGCTAGTATTAACAGTACTGGCTCCAGTTTAACCTTGTTCTTCTATGGTGATGGTTCAAGCTCAAACCGCGGATTCAAACTGGAGTTCACGTCCGCACCACACG TGTTGCCTGATTGTATCGACTCCAGTGTAAACATAACGTACCTAAATGCGACCACGACAGTACAGTACTTCTCATCCCCAAACTATCCGGACCCGTACAACCT GGATGAGAGCCTATACTGGATTATCTATGACGTAACAGAATCAGGAATTATCAAGATCAATGTAGAAGATTCCCGGATAGAAGCTAGCTACCACTGTGTGTTTGACAGAGTCACCGTCTACAAAG GGCCATGTACATCCTATCCCAAGCTTGGGACATTCTGTGGTGAAGAAGTAAAAACATACTACCAGGAGGCCGGCGACTACGCTCTGGTCATCTTCACGTCTGACAACAGTGTCACCTTCAAAGGGTTTAACATATCATATGTACTCGTTTCGT CTACACCAGAGCAGCCGACAGACTACACTCTCCTTATTTACGCGATTGTCGGAGGGATATTAGGCGCTCTGGCCCTTGCTGGCTTGATATTTGTGATCgtgaggatggtccaggtgtgGCGGTCCACAGCTCCTATTTCGTCAATTGATAGGAAACGACGGGATTCAGAAAGCAGCACTAGTTCTACCTTTGTCCGCACTACTCACGCCATCTCGGCACTGTCCGCTATGAGGATGCCGCTATTGAGGTCGACAGCTAAACTAAAGAAACCTAAATTACCTAAAATACGCAGTTAG
- the LOC138327369 gene encoding cubilin-like, whose amino-acid sequence MIRQNRVLTGLVFLLTAIIAAVTAQICQSSPLTLEATEELQTLTSPNYPLAYPPSQFCKWVIDSGDADYLILIDITSYIIESSSGCTYDGLFVYDGQETRLLIAACGTASHTSINLYKSSGRSTTIQFRSDATIQLQGFTLRYFRYPNSISAVCQTVMALNATIAVQYIYSPGFPELTDLSEECTWLITALSPDDSVMLEVLYSDMIPVETCEKDTLLIYDGTNDTAPELTQVCSNKVNFVSVTVISSAENMFLKFTKQHSLTARTGFVLSYSSTYRGRTVLPTTTVPAVPALSVCSTDRVTAAFTRQHITSPNYPDRYDKFLRCYLVIQADSPHHIYLNLLDFAVQSSLGCRNDGLAIYDGPSASAARLGLFCGEDQKASLRSTGSSLTLFFYSSSSNRGFKLEYSSAPNDFPECIDPSVNITFLKATSTIQYFTSPNYPHDQLYNRNQNMYWIIYSVSRRNLIELNVTDSEIGTSNDCVLHRVTVYKGPCASYEQLGTFCGTQEPRYKYRDYILVIFKSNGSDVVKGFNMSYQIDLPDAPETGAAAGIDEVTSMLGVVIGLISALVSVVAAIIAVCVAYYKCQYWKSKKEKKQAKINTREKRQDLDIMYVGYHTSKEITPKRKKEIQALPKEHKSKPKRKNKNI is encoded by the exons ATGATCAGACAGAACAGGGTGTTGACGGGACTAGTATTCCTCCTCACAGCTATCATAGCGGCTGTTACAG CACAAATATGTCAATCCTCGCCCTTAACattggaggcaacagaagaATTACAGACACTTACATCGCCGAACTATCCTTTAGCATACCCACC atcTCAATTCTGTAAATGGGTGATTGATTCCGGGGATGCCGACTATTTGATCCTGATTGATATAACTTCATACATCATCGAATCGTCCAGTGGCTGTACATATGACGGGCTTTTTGTCTACGATG GACAAGAAACCCGACTGTTGATTGCTGCCTGTGGCACAGCTTCTCACACATCAATTAACTTGTACAAGTCTTCGGGCCGCTCTACCACAATACAGTTCCGATCAGATGCAACTATACAACTCCAGGGCTTCACACTCCGATACTTCCGCTACCCGAATTCCATCAGTG CCGTGTGTCAGACAGTAATGGCATTGAATGCGACTATCGctgtacaatatatttattctCCTGGATTTCCGGAGCTAACCGACTT GTCTGAGGAGTGTACCTGGCTGATCACAGCATTATCACCAGATGACAGCGTAATGTTGGAAGTTCTTTACTCCGATATGATACCCGTGGAGACGTGCGAGAAGGATACACTATTGATATATGACG GTACAAATGATACAGCTCCTGAATTGACACAGGTGTGTTCAAACAAAGTGAACTTTGTGAGCGTAACGGTCATATCGTCAGCAGAGAACATGTTTCTAAAATTCACTAAACAACACAGTCTAACGGCCAGGACAGGTTTCGTCCTATCTTACAGCTCCACATACAGGG GACGCACCGTTCTCCCGACTACAACTGTCCCAGCGGTCCCGGCTCTGTCCGTGTGTAGTACTGACAGAGTCACAGCCGCATTCACCCGTCAACACATCACCTCCCCTAACTATCCGGATCGCTATGACAA GTTCCTCAGGTGTTACCTGGTGATCCAGGCAGACTCACCACACCATATCTACCTAAATCTCCTGGACTTCGCTGTACAGTCTAGTCTAGGCTGCAGAAACGACGGGTTAGCCATTTATGATG GTCCGTCTGCCAGTGCTGCGCGGCTTGGACTGTTCTGTGGCGAGGATCAGAAGGCAAGCCTCAGAAGCACGGGCTCCAGTCTAACTTTGTTTTTCTACAGTTCCAGTTCAAACAGGGGATTCAAATTAGAGTACTCATCCGCACCCAACG ACTTTCCCGAATGCATTGACCCCAGCGTTAACATAACCTTCCTCAAAGCGACTTCGACAATACAGTACTTCACTTCCCCTAACTATCCTCATGATCAACTATACAACAG AAACCAGAACATGTACTGGATAATATACTCCGTGTCAAGAAGAAATTTAATTGAGCTCAACGTTACAGACTCTGAAATCGGAACTAGTAATGACTGCGTGCTGCATAGAGTCACGGTCTACAAAG GTCCATGTGCGTCCTACGAACAGCTGGGGACTTTCTGTGGGACTCAGGAACCTAGATATAAGTACCGCGATTACATTCTGGTTATATTTAAATCCAATGGTAGCGATGTGGTTAAAGGATTCAACATGTCATACCAAATCGATCTACCCGATG CTCCTGAAACAGGCGCAGCCGCAGGCATTGATGAGGTTACGTCAATGCTAGGCGTTGTGATAGGTCTCATATCAGCGTTGGTATCAGTTGTGGCAGCAATAATCGCAGTATGTGTGGCATATTATAAATGCCAATATTGGAAgtcaaaaaaggaaaaaaaacaggCAAAAATCAATACACGTGAAAAGAGACAAGATCTGGATATCATGTAcgttggctatcatacttcaAAGGAGATTACACCGAAACGAAAAAAGGAAATACAAGCACTGCCAAAGGAACACAAGTCAAAACCAAAgcgaaaaaataaaaatatttaa